The nucleotide sequence TGAATAAGCCTTGCAACTTTTTTTTGTCTTTGTGACTCCATTAAAACCAAAGATACAATTATAAATAAATACTGATATTTAAATGTATAATTTATACATTTCTTATCGTTATATTTAGGTTATGAAATCTACTTTTAAACTTTTAATATTTTCAAAACCTTATTTTATATTAATCGTATTAAATACGATGTTTAATCTATTAGCTGTTATTTTTTCATTATTCTCGATTTCATTAATTATTCCCATACTTGGATTATTGTTTGGAACTATTGAGCCCTCAAATACAATAACAGACGACTTATCATTTAATAATCTAAAGGATTACATTTACAATGTAATATATGATTTAATAAAATTGTACGGTCTTACATATGCCCTCGGGTTTATATGCATTTTAGTTGGTCTGGGGACAATGCTTAAAAATAGTTTTAGATATTGTGCTTTATATTGTTTAACTCCTTTTAGAAATAATATAATTAGAGATATACGTAAAAAAATGTATAAAAAATTGCTTAAACTTCAAATACCTTTTGTTAATAAATTTAAAAAAGGTGATTTAGTAGCACGTATGACCAATGATTTAATTGAAGTTGAATGGTCTATTATGGGAGTTTTGGAGTTTTTTATAAAAGACCCTATACACATTATAATATTTTTAATTAGTTTAATCTACATTAATGTTGAGATAACATTAATTGGTTTAGTTTGTTTACCAATTGCAGCCTTTTTAATAACAAAAGTTAGCAAATCATTAAAACAAAATTCTAAATTAAGTCAAATAAAATTAGCTGATATTATTTCTTTTATAGAAGAGTCAATTAGTAATTTAAAAATTATTAAAGCATTTAACAGTACTTTTTTTATCTCTACAAAATTTAACTCACATAATGAACGCCTAAAAACTTTAAACAACAAAGTATTATGGAGGAAAGATTTAGCATCTCCAATGAGCGAAATGTTAAGTACAATTGTTATGATAATAATTATTTGGTTTGGGGGAAAAACTGTATTAAATAATAATCTTGATGCCGAAACATTTATAGGCTATTTAATTATTTTTTCACAAATACTTCCCCCTGCTAAATCTTTGACAACCGCGTTTTATTCTATTCAAAAAGGTGCTGCATCAGCTGAAAGAATTATGAGTATTTTAGAACAACCAATAGATAATACTCACTCTTTGAAATTTATTGACTCATTTAAAACAATAAGTTTTGATAATGTCTCTTTTAAATCATCTGAGGGCACAATTCTGAAAAATGTTAACTTAAATATAGAAAAAGGGCAGAAAATTGCAATCGTTGGTGAGTCTGGAAGTGGTAAATCAACATTATTAGAATTATTATTGAAATTTTATCCTCATAGTAGTGGTAATATTAAAATTGATGAAGAGCATTTACTTAATCTTAATTGTAATAAATTATTTGGGCTAGTTACTCAAGATGTTTTATTATTTAATGACACTATATTAAATAATATATTATTAGGTAATCCATCAGTATCAGAAACCGAAGTCCATCGTGCGTCAATGAAGGCACATATTCACAAATTTATTGAAACGTTAGATAACGGATATAACACAATTATTGGTGCAGGTGGTATAAACCTATCAGGTGGAGAAAGACAACGGATAAGCCTAGCTAGAGCTTTTATAAGTCAAGCACCGATTTTGATACTTGATGAACCAACGTCTGCATTAGATGCTGAATCTCATCAATACATCCAGACGTCTTTAAAAGAAATCCCCCAATCTACAACATTAATTACTATTACGCATAAACTAAGCTCAATCGTTGAGTATGACCATATTATTGTTATGGAGAATGGTTCTATTACTGATGCAGGCAATCACAAATTTTTGATAAAAAATAGTGTAGTATATAAAAAACTTTACGAAATTGAAACTTTTAAAAAAAATGAATAATATTGAGCACATAGGGATTGCAGTTTCTGACTTAGATTCGGCAAATGAATTATATAGTAAATTATTAGGAACTAAGCCATACAAACAAGAACATGTTGAACAAGAAGGGATAATTACTTCATTTTTTAAAACTGGTAATTCAAAAATTGAATTGCTACAAGGAGTAACAGAAAATAATGCAATTTCTAATTTTATTAAAAATCAAGGTGAAGGTATTCATCATATTGCTTTTGAAGTGAAAAATATCAACTCTGAGATAACCAGACTAAAAAAATTAGGATTTCATATTATTAATGAAATACCTAAAAAGGGTGCAGATAACAAATTAATATGTTTTATTCATCCAAAATCAACAAAAAAAGTACTAATAGAATTATGTCAAGAAATTAAATAATTTATATCATGCAATTTAGAACAAGAAAACTAGTGAAACCTGAAGATTTAAATGCTGGAGGCAGTTTGTTTGGCGGTCAATTACTAAGATGGATTGACGAAGAAGCAGCTATATATGCAATGTGTCAACTAGACAATCAAAGGGTAACAACAAAGTTCATGTCAGAAATTGATTTTATATCTCCTGCTAAAATTGGTGATGTTGTTGAAATTGGATTAGAATTAGTTAAATTAGGACGTACTTCGATTACAATTAAATGCGAAGCAAGAGTGAAGAGAACAGAAAAATCTATTATTTCTATTGATAGAATTGTTTTTGTTAATTTAGATGAAAAATTAAGACCAACTCCTCATAATAAAGGTTAATTATTTGTAGCATAAAAAATCTTTGCTTAATATTGCCTTCTTATTTTAGGGCCCATAGCTCAGCTGGTTAGAGCACTTGACTCATAATCAAGGGGTCGCAGGTTCAAGCCCTGCTGGGCCCACAAAATTCTCAATTTCCACACTTAATCATATCATATCTATCCAGACCCAAACCATAATAATCATTTGTAATCTTTATCAATTCAAAACCAAATTTTTCATAAAACCGAAATTGTATTCGGTTGTTTTTCTAATTCGTATCCACCTGCCGCAACAAGTTGATAACTCATATCAAATAAGAGAAAATAGTTTAAACAGTCTCTTACTAAAAAATTTTCAAACAATGATTCCTCCTTTTTATCAAAAAAAGCAGGCACATTAGATCTAAATAACTTTAAACAATCTTGTAAATATTTATTACTATATAATTTTATGTTATTCAAAACATAAAATTATATAATGTTTTTTCCCCTTTTGAATTAAAATATATTTATTGTTAAGCAGATTATCTTTGGTAACAAATTGATCTACACCCCATTTTATCTTATTTAAGCTAATTGCATTTGACTTAAAGAGTCGTCTAACCTCTCCTTTAGAAACAAAAGCACCAGACAAATCAGTAAGAAGATTAATAGGATCGATGGGTTGATTTAAAGTTGATTTAGCAATTTTATACTGATCTACTCCTTCGAATACCATTAAAAACTCCTTCTCTGTAATTTGTGTAATTTGCTCAGCAGTATTTTTACCAAATAATATATTTGAAACTTTTACAGATTGCTTATATTGAGCAATACCATGAACTCTACAAGTTATACTTTTAGCTAATTCCTGTTGTAAAATTCTTAAATGAGGGGTTTCATTATGATTTTTTATAATTTCTAGAATCTCTTCTTGTGAAAATGTCGTAAAAATTTTAATCCATTTCTGTGCATCTTCATCACTAATATTCATCCAATATTGGAAAAATTTATATGGTGAAGTTTTATCAGAATCTAACCAAATATTACCTGATTCTGTTTTTCCAAATTTTGAACCATCTGACTTAGTAATAAGAGGAGTCGTTAAAGCATATGCTTTATTACTGCTAATTTTTTTTATTAACTCAATTCCTGAAGTAATATTTCCCCACTGATCTGAACCCCCAATTTGAACTATACAATTTTTAGTTTTATGTAAATGATAAAAGTCATATGCTTGGATAAGTTGATAAGAAAACTCCGTAAATGAAATTCCTGTTTCCATCCGATTTTGAACAGAGTCTTTGGACATCATATAATTTAATGTTAAATGTTTTCCAATATCTCTTAAAAATTTAATCATATTAATATCTTGGCACCAGTCCATGTTGTTAACAATTTCTGCTGAATTTTTAATATCACTAAAATCTAAAAATAACTCTAACTGTGATTTTACTCCTAAAAGATTATGATGGATTTCATCCGTGGTTAATAAATTCCTTTCAGCGCTTTTACCAGATGGATCCCCAATTAAACCAGTAGCGCCGCCAATTAATGCAATAGGCTTATGACCACATTTTTGATAATGCACTAACAACATTATTGGAACTAGATTACCAATATGCAAAGAATTTGCAGTAGGATCAAACCCAACATAGGCCGAGGTAATACCCTCCTTTAATTTATCTTGTAATCCAGGAGTTGTATCGTGAATCATGCCACGCCAATCCATTTCATTAATAAAATCCATAAATACTAATTTATATATTATAAATGTATTATTAAAGAATGGAAAAACATATATTTAGTATATTATAATTTAAACAATGTCCAAAACACTTGTAACAGGAGGAACAGGTTTAGTTGGAGCTCACCTTCTATACCACCTAATTATTGCTGGAGTAAAACCCATTGCATTAAAAAGACCAAAAAGTAACTTACAAAATGTTATAAATATATTTAATTTTTATTCGCAAAACGGTGAAAAATTATTTAATAAAATAACATGGATAAACTGTGACATATTAGATATAATAGACTTAGATGAAATTGTTAAAAATATTCAAATAATTTATCACTGTGCAGCGTTAGTTTCGTTTAATAATGAATTAAAAAACAAAATGCTTGAAGTCAATACAGTAGGAACTTCAAATATTATAGATCTATCATTAAAATATAATATAAATCAAATTTGCTATGTGAGCTCAATTGCTACATTGGGTAAAAATGAGGATTTACCTGCTGATGAAAATACACATTGGTCTTGGGATAATACATCTGGTTATGCAATTTCTAAATATTTAGCTGAAATGGAGGTGTGGAGAGGTTTCAGTGAAGGCTTAAATGGATTTATTGTAAATCCCTCCTTGATTATTGGTCCTGGTTTCTGGAACTCTGGAATTGGCACAATTATAAAAAAAACCTTCATTAGTGGGCCTTTTTATGTTTCTGGCAGTTGTGGTGTAATTGATGTAAATGATTTAACAAAAATTATGATTTCACTTATGGATAAAAAAATAACCAATGAACGATTCATAATTAATTCTGAGCATATAAGCTATAAAAAATTAATGTCTATAATTTCAACCGAACTTAATCTAACCAAACCTTCTATACAATTGCCTCAAATAATACTTAAAATATTAATTTGTATAAACATAATTTGGGGTAAATTGACAGGCAAAAAAATAGCAATCAGTTTAGATACTATAAAATATACAAAAAAGCCTTTTTTACTTGACTCTTCTAAAATTGAAAAAACAATTTCACATAGCTATATTAAAACATCTGAATCCATCAAAAAATATCTTGAATTATTCAAAAAAAACAGTTAATCTGTCATCGAATTTTTCATTTCATCTAATAGAGTCGTCATTTCTTCAAAATTATTAATGTAAAATTCTAATGTTTTATCAAACATCGCCTCAGATACTTTATGTTGGATTAAAATAGAATCTAATAAAAAACTGTCACGATTCAAATTATGCATTGTGTCTGCATAAAAATATGTATTGGAAGATTCAATATCCATTAAAATGCTTTTAAATGAATCTCTAGGAATTAATTTAGAAGCTGTTGAATTATGATTACAACTAATAAACAAAATACTAATTATTAAAAGAAAGTGCTTTTCCATTGTTGATATTTTGAATAACTCCATCATTATATACTAAATTACCATTAACAAATGTTTTATAGATTTTAAAATTAAATATTTTATTTTCTAATGGTGACCATTTACAAGCATATAAAATATTATCCCCATTAACTTCCCAGTTTTGTTTTTTTAAAACTACCAAATCTGCATAATAACCTTCTTTTATATACCCTCTTTTTTTAATATTAAAACATCGAGCAGGAGCATGACACATCTTTTCTACAATTAATTCAAGAGAAATTTTATTGTTTATATAATGATCTAGCATCATTGGCAGAGCATGTTGTACCATTGGTGCTCCTGAGGGACAAGAAAAATATAGATTGTTTTTTTCTTGAGTTGTATGAGGAGCGTGATCAGTTGCGATGATATCAAGTTTATTATTTAATAAACCATCCCATAAAGCTTGTTGATCATGAGCATTTTTTACTGCAGGATTCCATTTTATTAATGCTCCTTTCTTTGTATAGTCTGCATCTGTAAAAGAAAGATGGTGTATACATACTTCTGATGTGATTTTTTTGTCTTTTAGTGGTAGAGTGTTATCAAATAAATGTACTTCTTCTTCTGTAGAAATATGTAAAACATGAAGCCTACTAGAATATTTCTTTGCTAAATCAATTGCCAATGAACTAGATTTAAAACATGCTTCTCTGGATCTAATATTAGGATGCTCATATAAAGGTACTTGATTACCGTATTTTTTTTTCGCTTTTTGACTATTTATTCTAATAGTTTCTTCATCTTCACAATGTACTGCAATTAAACCTTCGGCATTAGAAAAAATATTATTCAATACAGAAAAATTATCAACTAACATATTACCCGTAGAAGATCCCATGAAAATTTTTAATCCTGGAACTTTAGAAAAATCTGTTTTTAATACCTCACTAATATTATCATTTGAAACTCCCATAAAAAAAGAAAAATTTGCTAAAGAATCTTTTAGGCCAATTTCAAATTTGTCTTTTAATAGATTTTGTGTTAAAACTGGCGGGTTGGTATTAGGCATCTCCATAAAAGAAGTTATTCCTCCAGCAACTGCAGCTCTTGATTCTGAATAAATTGTAGCCTTATGAGTTAGTCCTGGCTCTCTAAAATGCACTTGGTCATCAATCACACCTGGCAAGAGATATTTGCCTTCTAAATCAATAATTTCATGGTGCTTAGTAGAAATCGAAGGTGCTATCTTTACAATAAGATTATTCTCTATTAAAACATCTACTTCTTCGATAGACCCTTCATTAACCTTTTTTGTATTCTTTAATAATTTACCCATAATACTATTTATAAGATGATGAAAAAATACTCTTTATTTTCATTTTTAAGACCCCAAATACTGCTTCCTTTATTATACTACTATTTAATTTTGACACACCTTTTTCTCTATCCTTAAAGACAATTGGCAACTCATAAATTTTAAATCTTTTTTTCCACACTCTAAACTTCATTTCTATTTGAAATGCGTATCCAACAAATTCAACAGAGTTTAAATCAATGGATTCTAAAACTTTTCTTTTATATAATTTAAATCCTGCCGTTGGATCTTTTATGTTCATTCCGGTTATTATTCTTACATAAAAGGACGCAAAATAAGATAACAATACCCTACTTAATGGCCAATTAACAACATTAATGCCTGAAATATATCTAGAGCCTATGCATAGGTCTAAATTTTTATTATTTGATAAAGCATATAGTCTATGTAAATCATTTGGATTATGTGAGAAGTCACAATCCATTTGAAAGAAATAACTATATGATTTATTAAGCCCCCATTTAAAGCCAGCAATATAAGCTGTGCCTAAACCTCTTTTTTCCGAACGTTCTAATAAGAACAAACGATTTTGATATTTAGATTGCAATCCAATTACTTCTTTTGCTGTCCCATCAGGTGAAGAATCATCAACTATTAAAATATGCACGTCATCGGAGAGAGAAAATACAGTATTTATCATTATACTAATATTCTCAATTTCATTATAAGTAGGGATTATAACTAAACTTCTTTGCATTTTAATTTTACTAAAGTGTAAAAATAATTAATAAAATCTTGTTATTATATTTTATATATATAACTATTTTATGTTTTTTAGCATATTATTTTTATTAAACTGTTAAACTTAATTGTAAAGAAATTTAACTTAAATTAACAATTAGTAAACAACCAAATTTTATTTTTAACCAAAAAATTCTAGAATGAAACACTTTATTACACTATTACTTATTACTATATGCTTTAACTTTTCACAAGCACAATGTACTGACTTATTTATATCAGAATATGTGGAAGGCTGGTCAAATAACAAGGCCTTAGAAATATATAACCCAACAGATCTTCCTATTGACTTGTCCTCTTATATCGTATCGAGATATACCAACGGAGCTACTCAGGCAAGTACTCCTCTACAACTTGAGGGGATTATTGAACCTTATTCAACTTTTGTAATAGGTTTAGATAAAAGAGATCCTGAAGGAACAGGCTATGATGCTCCTGTCTGGGATGGATATTACACCTATACTGACAGTGTTACAAATGAAGAAGTAACAATATATGATGCTGATACTGACTTGCAAAGTAAAATTGATTTTTGGGGAAATGGTACGTACTACGGCGGTACGGATCCTGATTCAGCAGCCATGTATCCAATGACAATGTTCTTTAATGGGAATGATGCAATTACATTAGAAATGATCGGAGGAGGAGTAGTTGACTTAATTGGAAAAGTTGGTGATGACCCAGGAGCAGGATGGACTGATGCAAATGGAGCAATATGGACTAAAGATCATACTTTAGTGAGGATAGAGACTGTAACAGAGGGAGTTAACTCGAATCCTACAATTTTTGACCCTACTCTACAATGGGATTCACTGCCTGTCAATACTTTTGCTAATTTAGGTTCTCATGACTGTATATGTAATCTTGCATCTCAATTGGAGGAAATCGATACTGGATTTTTAATTTATCCTAACCCGACATCAAGCAATTCCTTGTCCATTAAAAACACTTTAAATATTTCTGATGTAAAAGTATTTAATCCACAAGGAAAAATAATTCTTCATAAATCTGAACATTATCATAATCAAATGGAAATTAATCTGCCTGATGTTAGTGGACTTTATATAATAACACTTACAGATGCAAATGGAACCAGATCTAAATCAATTGTTTTGGAATAAATGTTAAAGAAATTATTTTTTTACTGCACTGTAATTTATAGTGGTTTGGCTTTTTGTCAAACCACTAATTTAAATCCTATTGTCAACTTATTTGAAGAAGATTGTTCTAAATTACCTATTGAGAAAAAAACCAAATATCGAAATGCTTCTATTGAAGCAATGATAAATACGTATTCTTTAGATAGTACTTTCACTAAAAAAACTAATAGAGACTTAACAATCTTTCGTCAAGCTTATGGGGATAAAGCAACTGATATTTTAACATGTATTCTTATAATATATCATAATCAATCTGCTAATAAAAATACCCCAATTATTCCTAGTAAAATAATTGAAGAATTTAGAAAAAATTATACCGATTTTTTTAATAATGATATTAGTACAAATTGGACTATCAAAACCAACAATTCTTTTAATCCAGATACTCTTTTAGAAGATTTTACAACTTCATCGAAAAAATTTCAAGATATAAATAACAATCAAAATACTAACTCTATTAAAAAATTTACATCAAACAAAAATAATTTAATTTCAGGAAGTATTTTAGATAATAAAACAGGGGAAACTTTAATTGGTGCTAATATAGTTCTAATTAGAAAAGATAATTCTAATAACCTGCAAGGTACGACATCCAATATTGACGGAGAATTTAAATTTCAAAATATTGAAAGTGGAGAATACACATTAACTGTCTCGTATATTGGCTATAAATCAAAAAGTATTTCTATTAATTACGAAGCAGATAAGCCAATTGGATTCATAATTAAATTAAATGATGATTCGGTGTTAGATGTTGTAAAAGTTATAGGAGATCAAGCAGAGTTTAGAAAAACACCTGTATCTCTTAGTAATGTTAAATTAGAGAAAATCGAACGAGAATTAGCTGGTCAAGAAATCCCAATGTTATTAAATTCAACACCTGGCGTATATGCTACACAACAAGGGGGCGGAGATGGAGATGTAAGGATTAATATTCGTGGTTTTAATCAAAGAAATGTAGCTGTAATGATAGACGGAGTTCCTATGAATGACATGGAAAACGGATGGGTATATTGGTCAAATTGGTTTGGCCTAGATGCATTAACAAGAACTATTCAAGTTCAAAGAGGCTTGGGGGCTTCAAAACTTGCACTTCCCTCTGTTGGAGGAACCATTAATATCCTCACAAAAGGAGTGGACTCAAAAGAAGGAGGACTAATAAAACAAGAGCTTGGGAGTGGAAATTACGTTAGAACATCTTTTGCATATACCACTAAAAATTTTAAAATCGGAAAATTTAATTTAGCTGGTTCATTTAAACAATCCGATGGAATCGTAGAACAAACTGGCTCTCAGGGTTTCTTCTATTACTTAAAATGGCAGAAACAACTTAATAATCATCTTTTTTCACTATCAGCATTTGGAGCTCCACAACAACATGATCAAAGAAAATATCAAACAGGAATGGCTGTATATGATAAAGAATTTGCTCATGCATTAGGTGTAGATACAGGCTCCGTTGAAGGTGGATACGGATTAAATTACAACCCCAATTGGGGAGAATACAATGACTACGAAGTAATTTATAATAATGGAATCCCCACTGATACTATTTGGGGGGATAATAATACTGTCAATCGATTTAAGAACTATTACCATAAACCTAATTTTAATTTTCAACATTTATGGAAAATAAATAACAAAAGCTCATTAACCAACGTTATATATTATTCTCTAGGTCAAGGGGGAGGTACTGGCTTTCAAGGTGGACAACTAACCTACACAGATGAAAACCAAATTGATTTTCAAACAATTTTTGATGCAAATAGTGGAAATAGCTGGAATTCTTTTGTTAACCCAGGTGGGCCGTCAATCGATTTGGCTTATAGTGAAACTGAAAAAAAATCTACGAGCATATTATACTCCTCGATTAACAATCATTTTTGGACAGGATTATTATCTACATTTAGCCATCAATTAAATGAAAATTTAGATTTAGCTTCAGGAATAGATTTACGATCATACCGTGGAGAACATTATCGAGAAGTTTATGACTTATTGGGTGGTGACTATTATGCAGGTGTTTTAGGCTCGGATGGTAAAAATTGTGTCGGTGAAAGCTCACAAAATTTAATGCTTCGAGAGGGAGATAAAATGTATTATCACAATGATGGAATTGTTAAATGGCTTGGTGGCTTTGGACAATTGGAATATAATTATGGTAGTATTTCTACTTTTATCAACCTCACAGGATCAAAAACCATGTATAAAAGAGTTGATTATTTTAAAAAACAAGATCTTGTTTTATCAGATACTGTATTAGTAGAGACAATAGGGATTAATGATACTATAAATTACAACGGTCAAAACTATACTATCGAGTCCAATGAAGCCCGCTTTACAGAGACTGAGTGGCAAACATTTCCTGGCTTTACAATCAAAACAGGAGCGAATTGGAATATAGATGAGTATAATAATGTATTTATTAATACTGGTATCTTATCAAAAGCACCTAGGTTTAGTAATGTATTTAATTATGACAATGAAGTATATTATAATATTGAAAATGAAATCGTAAAGGCAATAGAAGTAGGTTATGGTTATCGTTCTCAAAACTTTTCAATTAACCTAAATGCCTATAATACAATTTGGGAAAATA is from Flavobacteriales bacterium TMED191 and encodes:
- a CDS encoding ABC transporter ATP-binding protein — translated: MKSTFKLLIFSKPYFILIVLNTMFNLLAVIFSLFSISLIIPILGLLFGTIEPSNTITDDLSFNNLKDYIYNVIYDLIKLYGLTYALGFICILVGLGTMLKNSFRYCALYCLTPFRNNIIRDIRKKMYKKLLKLQIPFVNKFKKGDLVARMTNDLIEVEWSIMGVLEFFIKDPIHIIIFLISLIYINVEITLIGLVCLPIAAFLITKVSKSLKQNSKLSQIKLADIISFIEESISNLKIIKAFNSTFFISTKFNSHNERLKTLNNKVLWRKDLASPMSEMLSTIVMIIIIWFGGKTVLNNNLDAETFIGYLIIFSQILPPAKSLTTAFYSIQKGAASAERIMSILEQPIDNTHSLKFIDSFKTISFDNVSFKSSEGTILKNVNLNIEKGQKIAIVGESGSGKSTLLELLLKFYPHSSGNIKIDEEHLLNLNCNKLFGLVTQDVLLFNDTILNNILLGNPSVSETEVHRASMKAHIHKFIETLDNGYNTIIGAGGINLSGGERQRISLARAFISQAPILILDEPTSALDAESHQYIQTSLKEIPQSTTLITITHKLSSIVEYDHIIVMENGSITDAGNHKFLIKNSVVYKKLYEIETFKKNE
- a CDS encoding dihydroorotase → MGKLLKNTKKVNEGSIEEVDVLIENNLIVKIAPSISTKHHEIIDLEGKYLLPGVIDDQVHFREPGLTHKATIYSESRAAVAGGITSFMEMPNTNPPVLTQNLLKDKFEIGLKDSLANFSFFMGVSNDNISEVLKTDFSKVPGLKIFMGSSTGNMLVDNFSVLNNIFSNAEGLIAVHCEDEETIRINSQKAKKKYGNQVPLYEHPNIRSREACFKSSSLAIDLAKKYSSRLHVLHISTEEEVHLFDNTLPLKDKKITSEVCIHHLSFTDADYTKKGALIKWNPAVKNAHDQQALWDGLLNNKLDIIATDHAPHTTQEKNNLYFSCPSGAPMVQHALPMMLDHYINNKISLELIVEKMCHAPARCFNIKKRGYIKEGYYADLVVLKKQNWEVNGDNILYACKWSPLENKIFNFKIYKTFVNGNLVYNDGVIQNINNGKALSFNN
- a CDS encoding T9SS C-terminal target domain-containing protein; translation: MKHFITLLLITICFNFSQAQCTDLFISEYVEGWSNNKALEIYNPTDLPIDLSSYIVSRYTNGATQASTPLQLEGIIEPYSTFVIGLDKRDPEGTGYDAPVWDGYYTYTDSVTNEEVTIYDADTDLQSKIDFWGNGTYYGGTDPDSAAMYPMTMFFNGNDAITLEMIGGGVVDLIGKVGDDPGAGWTDANGAIWTKDHTLVRIETVTEGVNSNPTIFDPTLQWDSLPVNTFANLGSHDCICNLASQLEEIDTGFLIYPNPTSSNSLSIKNTLNISDVKVFNPQGKIILHKSEHYHNQMEINLPDVSGLYIITLTDANGTRSKSIVLE
- a CDS encoding NAD-dependent epimerase/dehydratase family protein; this encodes MSKTLVTGGTGLVGAHLLYHLIIAGVKPIALKRPKSNLQNVINIFNFYSQNGEKLFNKITWINCDILDIIDLDEIVKNIQIIYHCAALVSFNNELKNKMLEVNTVGTSNIIDLSLKYNINQICYVSSIATLGKNEDLPADENTHWSWDNTSGYAISKYLAEMEVWRGFSEGLNGFIVNPSLIIGPGFWNSGIGTIIKKTFISGPFYVSGSCGVIDVNDLTKIMISLMDKKITNERFIINSEHISYKKLMSIISTELNLTKPSIQLPQIILKILICINIIWGKLTGKKIAISLDTIKYTKKPFLLDSSKIEKTISHSYIKTSESIKKYLELFKKNS
- a CDS encoding acyl-CoA thioesterase, whose translation is MQFRTRKLVKPEDLNAGGSLFGGQLLRWIDEEAAIYAMCQLDNQRVTTKFMSEIDFISPAKIGDVVEIGLELVKLGRTSITIKCEARVKRTEKSIISIDRIVFVNLDEKLRPTPHNKG
- the mce gene encoding methylmalonyl-CoA epimerase, encoding MNNIEHIGIAVSDLDSANELYSKLLGTKPYKQEHVEQEGIITSFFKTGNSKIELLQGVTENNAISNFIKNQGEGIHHIAFEVKNINSEITRLKKLGFHIINEIPKKGADNKLICFIHPKSTKKVLIELCQEIK
- a CDS encoding DUF4296 domain-containing protein; the protein is MMELFKISTMEKHFLLIISILFISCNHNSTASKLIPRDSFKSILMDIESSNTYFYADTMHNLNRDSFLLDSILIQHKVSEAMFDKTLEFYINNFEEMTTLLDEMKNSMTD
- a CDS encoding tyrosine--tRNA ligase produces the protein MDFINEMDWRGMIHDTTPGLQDKLKEGITSAYVGFDPTANSLHIGNLVPIMLLVHYQKCGHKPIALIGGATGLIGDPSGKSAERNLLTTDEIHHNLLGVKSQLELFLDFSDIKNSAEIVNNMDWCQDINMIKFLRDIGKHLTLNYMMSKDSVQNRMETGISFTEFSYQLIQAYDFYHLHKTKNCIVQIGGSDQWGNITSGIELIKKISSNKAYALTTPLITKSDGSKFGKTESGNIWLDSDKTSPYKFFQYWMNISDEDAQKWIKIFTTFSQEEILEIIKNHNETPHLRILQQELAKSITCRVHGIAQYKQSVKVSNILFGKNTAEQITQITEKEFLMVFEGVDQYKIAKSTLNQPIDPINLLTDLSGAFVSKGEVRRLFKSNAISLNKIKWGVDQFVTKDNLLNNKYILIQKGKKHYIILCFE
- a CDS encoding polyprenol monophosphomannose synthase; its protein translation is MQRSLVIIPTYNEIENISIMINTVFSLSDDVHILIVDDSSPDGTAKEVIGLQSKYQNRLFLLERSEKRGLGTAYIAGFKWGLNKSYSYFFQMDCDFSHNPNDLHRLYALSNNKNLDLCIGSRYISGINVVNWPLSRVLLSYFASFYVRIITGMNIKDPTAGFKLYKRKVLESIDLNSVEFVGYAFQIEMKFRVWKKRFKIYELPIVFKDREKGVSKLNSSIIKEAVFGVLKMKIKSIFSSSYK